The stretch of DNA ATATAGTTATGGATTGTTTTATTTTGTTCTTAATATCTATGGGGATACTTGCATACACTTTGAGAGCACCACCTAATGGAAAAAAATGAGTGTCGGCAGCAACACAATGGTGAAAATTGCATTATGATGTTATAAATCAGCACTAGCTGTTTTACTCGAAAACTGCTGTGCTTCTTCATTCAGATATCCGACTGCTATTTTATGTGAAAAAATTTCTTATTTCTACATAGTAGTTGTATGTGAACCCCTTATTATCCATTATTGTATGTAGTTTGTTGTCGACAGTTATGGTGATGTTAATTCCATTCTTCACAGATCTTTTGACCAATTATCTAGTATGTACAACTGTTTTAATAGTTTATCTTATGTGGTATTTGGTTGGTTAGTCTTTGCATTTTAACAGTCTTCCTATATGAAATTTAATCTGATTATGATTAACTTTCCTTTGTATGTAGAGTTATGCCTCAATTCTGTATCTTAGGCTTCCAAATGTCTTCAGAATGATATTGCGTGGCAAAGAGATTGAACACCACAATATTGTGAATGATATGATGCTAAAACAAGAGGTCACATATAAGCCTCAATCAGTTGCTGAAGGTGTTCCTAAAGATCCTAATGTAAATTTCTCGTTTGCTTTATTCTATTGACTTTACGGCCTTTTTTCCTTATaactttgacttttttttttgcatttgctAGACATTAGACATTAATTTTACTGGTACTTTGGATTAGATGGTTGCAGTTGTGACTATTGGCTTTGTAAAGGACGCAAAAGATCATATTGATGTTCAGGGGTTCAATGTTTATCACAAGAATCGGCTAATAAAGGTGCTTCTCATTCTACTCTCCCACAGTTTTCATTTTTTACACCTGCAGCCTTGTAGTTCTATGAATTTCTTTTCCGTTGTATTGTTTtgctatgatttatggattattctcTGTTTGACACTTGGGTTCCCTGAAAAATAAGAAATGGTTGAATTTAAAATCAAACCTATGAACTATCATTTCATCTTCGCTATGGGATACCGACCATATTGCCTAGTACATTATGGTTCCACTAGTTTCTTGGTCTTCCTGGATAACAACCAAATGAAGATATAAGATGTGTTATAAACTTTGGGTCTTATTACTGGAATAAAAAATTATGTTGACAGAGTAAATTCTCTCTGAAGAAAATTGAGGAGAAAAGGTTGTATGTGATGGTTGTCCTGTTATTAGACCAAAAATAAATCACAACAAGTTTAACTTGTTCCAGTAAAAAATGCATGAAAGATGAATATGATGCTGGAAATGCTCTTAGAAATTAAGTGACAATAGATGAAAGTGTATGTCCATCATTGAACTTTTTTATACATTTTATTATGATATTCAGGTAACGGCATTAGTTATTAAATTCTGTATGGATATGTTAATTGTTATTCAATTTTAAAATCAACTTGATGACCTTAGAAGAAAAAAGAAGGGGGAGCGAAGGAGATGGAGGAAGAGCTTATAAAAAAAgaccatgattttgatgatgaaatagagGAGATACTACCATCTATTGATATTTGTTACACACTTTCAGTATGCCACCATTGTTGCAACCACCACCATTTAACATAGAGAAAAGAATATAAAGAGAGAAACAGGATGATAGAGACTAGCTCTTAGCCTCTTAAAAAAATAAAGTCATAATGGAGAAGAAAGATGGCTTGGTTTTAATAACTGATTTCAAATCTCATGGATGCATTTCAGGTTTGATTTCGTAATATGTACTTGCATTCCCCAAAACCTGTTGGAAGTTGGGACATTGACTTATTTCATTGTTGTGACTTCACTTGCATGGTAATTGGAGGAGCTTCTATGTCTTCACTGCTTTTGAAATTGCAAGTGGATAAAGTTATCGGCCTTTTTTAATGACATATCTATAGTTGTAATTGAATATATCATACTTATTAATGTTTTATTCAATTTATTATCTTTTATAGTTCAATTTGGTTTTCGGAAGTTAGATATCTTATGAAATATGAAGGTAAAAGAATTTTTATGCATATAACAATTTTATTTTCTCAAATTTATTATATGTATAccttaatttttctttctttgatgattttttttataattgctTATTTGAATTCTTAATTTGCCTGACCCTTCTGACTCGATCTTACCGATTTTACTGATCTCAACCATGTCGTCTCTAGTTAACCTGGATTTTGTCATCAATCTTgcaaattatgaattaaattatgaatattttttgACAGTTGAAGTTGGTTGTTGTTTATAAGTTGATTCTAGTTCATTAGCCCATTCTAGGCATTATAATATGTGTTTTCACATACCAATAGGGGCATGCCTTGCCTTGATTTGCTCTCTTTTGTTCCTATGATTCATGAATTACTATCACAATAACTTGCATATGGAACTGAGAGAATTGTACAAGCAGATATGATCATCCAGAAGAATATATGCATATCAGTGATAGGGTTGGAAGTGTGGAAACAGTTATCTGAAGTttcacttttctttctttctttctttttggtgcAAGCTTACATGAAGTTTCACTTTGACCACATTTTTCGTGTTATCTTCCTTCACTACAATCATTATAGTGCTGCCACTTGGTTTGTTTTAATGTCGTTTGATAAGTTTATGTCATTGATGTAATTTACGAATCATTCATGTTGCACTGCCTTTGCAATTTTAATTGCTTCTAGAGATAGTAATCAATAATTTGTATCCTTTTTATGCTACATAGCCAATGATTCTGACTAAAAAAAAGCACTTTGGTTGATGTGCATGATTACAGGCAAACTTCAGCTTTATATTCCTGTTACTGTAACTTTCACCAGAATGTTCTTTTCACAATCACAAGATGATCTATATCATGATCGGAGCATCAAACTTTTTTACTTAGGATATGAGCCACAATTTACGATTGTCTAATTAGCGTCGTTCTCAATATGTTTTAGCCTTTCTGGAGAGTATGGAGTGCTGCTGGTAGTGATGGGCGTGGAGTTATAGGTACTTCCTTCagttacccttttttttttttttctcttttcttcaatTGTTCCCCTGAACCAAATGTTTTCCTGCAGGTGTATTAGAGGCAAATTTTATTGAACCAGCACATGATAAGCAGGACTTTGAACGCACAACTATTCTTTCCAGACTTGAAGCAAGACTTGTTCAGATGCAGAAAACATACTGGTTAGTCTACTTAATTGAGTTTTTACAAATAATGTGGTCGGAGTTCTTTTTAAATTCTTATGGAGGCTTCTCAACTTTTTTGGCCCCATTGGTGACCACAATTATATGCCACAAGCGTTGCATAATGTTGTCACTGATTGCAATGTTTCTCTGACATCTTACTTGTGTTGCATTCAGGTCTAATAATTGTCATAGGATTGGCTATGCTCCCAGGGTGAACAAGAAAACTATTGAGCAAGACGATAAAGGTAATGAAAGCATCTTTATTAAGAGAACGATCATTTAATTGATGATTATGGTTCTCCCATTCTGCATATTAATTCAGTTCTCTCACTATATGCAAAGTAATACTTCAACTTGGTACCAGAATTCATGCTGTTTAGCATTATATCATCTGATTGCCGATCTTCTTTGACAGAGAGTTCTCCCGAAGCACCAGCTCATCAATTATCTCGGCATTCGCTGAAGTTTACTTCTCCAAGCAGCGGAACCCATGCCAGCAAGTCTAGTGCTCCAGATAAAGTTGGATATAAGTACTTGCCAAGTTCAAGTGGTAAAACAGGAAAGGCCAGTGCCTCAGCCTTTGTCTTGGGTAAATCTGGGAATCAGAAAAGTGGAAGTTTGGCCTCCTCCATGGACTGTGGAGTAAAAAGTGCTATGAAAGTTGGAAAGAACATAAGAGCTCAATCTAGGTCCAGTGGAATCCATGCTGTTGATGATGAGAGTGATTCTGAGACTGAGTGCACAGCTTCAGTTAAAAGAACACATGATTCAAATATTCCCAAGGCCATTTTCAGTTCAAGAACCTCTGATAAAATTGTTGCTCCTCCAACGTTGTCTCCACCTCCTTATTCTGCCCATAATGGAGCTCAAGGAGATCATACAACAAATGGAGTTGCAGGAATCGAGCGAGTTGCTACTAGATCACAAGGAAAGGTAAATATGGATCGATATTGAACTGATTGCCTTCTACAATTTACATAGTTAAGATTTTTTTAGATTTCACCCTATATTCCAAGTTCAGTAGCTATAAGAAGAGATGTTATCTTTGTATGTATTATACTAGATACATCTCTAAAAGTGATGTTATCGTCCATACTGCAATAGACTTCAATTCCTAGTCAAATAGAGGATTTTTTAGCCCCACCTGACATTATGATGCAAAACTAAGGACTGATGATCTCTCTGCCCAAATTAAGGAATCAGCTAAATTTGTTAAGGTTCAGACTGGGATCGGTCATTCCCATCAAAATTTACATCCATGTTATGTTTTTgctagtcttggtttcttcaggGTTTTGatagatcttgatttctcaagggTTTTGACTTTAGTTGCAGTTGATTTGTTCAGTTGATCCATTTCAAACCATGGTCTGGCAATTCCTATCTCATCAAGTTACTTTGAGAGATCCCTGCACCATCATTGAAATTTTACTTGCACAAAAAGCTTCTTACACCTGGATTGTATATGTAAAAATCTGCCAGGTTTTATGTAGCATGTAATGCAGACCAGTTTAAGAAAATCTGTTTGTACTCATATCATTTATGCACAATTATTTGGTTCTTAGTAGTGTGTTAGATCATTTATGTTTCAGCATAGTTACAAAACATGTCAAAAGTTACATAAATTACAAAGGCAAAAATGCCCTTATTACTAACAAAGATTCCTTGCACTAGATTCTTGATCACAAATAATATAAGCTAAAAATTACTGAATTGGAGCCATTTAATCTTGAAAAGTTTTCATATCTTCTTGAGAACTTAGTTGGTAGTTACTATTTTCATAGAGTTCAGGCCTTCGAGACTAGTTGTTGGAATTGATTGTCTATTTAACCATCCTTCCTAAGAAGCTAGCAAATAATCTTCCCACTTGTGTACTTCAGTTTATCCAAATGATGTGTATTTCAAGATTCACCTTATCAGTCCATATCGATATACCGATAAGTTATCGGGGCGGTACGTATCGAGGCGTACCAACATACCATGCGTTGGTACAaccaaaatcatcaaaaatagctcaaaaaatacctaaaaattagaaaaaaaaagattatggtTTTTAAgtaggaaataaatataaatttagtataattttagcaaaaataatttaaattgggAAAGAATAGTGACACACTTTTTTGGACTTTGAGGAATAGTTTTGTGGTATGTTTTGGATCATCTTTCCATTAATATTGTATTATCTACAAGAAAATGATTTAAATTGCtagattatttttttaaacaatttatattttatgattcaaatgaattaagtaatcactCAATATATAtacttggttttatcatcaaaaagaACGACGGGACTCCACGGGCGGTGGATTGGAGTCCTtgatcctatgtatctgtatatcaatttgatatgtttgtcagactcaatcctgaaattgatcttacgacatagtatactgatacatCGTATGCTATTGGTGCATCAATACGGTGATGGTTGTAGTCTGATCGTCGTGGATCTCATTTGTTCGAGGCAACTATCGAGGCAAGGACGAATGTGACATGTATTGGTGCGGAGCATGGTGAATGTAAAATGTTCTACTTTCGCTATCGATCTACTACTTCGTATCGTAAGATCGTTCATCgtactgttgctcagagaagtatgaccaactattacTGTACTATTATTGGCCATAAGATTCTTCATAATATGATGGTTATGAATACGATCAGTATCACTTTGTATCTACGTCGTATAGGCTTTGTCGCATCTGTTTAaaatcatccactgccttccccttgtaTAAATTTAACCAGTCTCTCGTCgagctccatgatctgaatcttgagtggtatgtgtaaaatattgctcctcggtcCAGGCACCATCCTTAAATTGTGTGGACGGGACCATTGACGCTTCGACGTCGTTGCCGTTATCAATCAAGACACTGTTATCCATATTGTTGTCATGTCTCTAGATCAAGCGGGTTGTTGAATGCGATTgcaaaggtgtctcgtcgccaAACTCAATTCTTTCCAACAGTGCAACTGATGTTACTGTCTTCTCCTTTCCCTTTACCTTACATTGGGCGGACGACTGTGACAATTTGGTATCTAGTTCTTCTCGAttagagtgttcttcctcttaatcctcccaaattaacCTCCCAAttttgatccaatccacaaattgcaactttgttgagtttaagagagaaaatgtgagaatgagagagagatgcTAGTGATTGAGAGAGTGAAATAAATTGAAAGAGGGGAGAGAAAAGGATGTAAAAACCATTTCTTATGGTTCAAACGGTTAATTCGATcgtttgaaatagggcaatctcagcccttgatcgataatggtcaaaatttgatctttatCGATCGGTACATGTCAATAACAGTCGGATTCGATTGTTATCGCTCAGTACAAACCCTGTATTGCTCGATATGgggtcatgtaatgatatcatctGTAGAGGGCAGTCTGTGTACCTATCCCTTGTTGGATCGGTACGTACTGTCCGTACCAGACAGTACAGGTCGGCATGGCGAACTTTGGTGTATTTGACTCCCTCCCCTTCATGATTTAAGATGGGAAgtattaaagaaaataattattgaaaGTTATTGAATTAGGTAAACAGACCTTTATAAACTTAAGTGTAAAGTTTATTTGGCCCAAGGACCTCCAAATTTTTAGACCAGATCAAATGAATATTTAAATGTTATCACTTCATGTCATTTTAAGAGCAATCTATAGCTGAAGATGAATTCTTTTAATTCTCATGATTTTTGGCAATCATGTAAGAAAACCTTTTTTCTCTGATCAAAATCTATGTATACGAGGAGCTGCCCTCTGGTTCCAACATGTACAGTTGTGAAATTATAGTTTATTAAatgtcattattttttttttctggttgtaATTTATCAAACTTCATTGGTTCTAGTACCCATAATTATATCCACCATTTAATGTTGTGGGCCTTTTCCTACCAAAAATGTTGATCAGGAACCAAGAAACTAACCCAACATTTGCACAAAATGATACTTCCCACTGGCAGAATAAGCACTAATTTGTCTGACTATGCACACTTTATTTTCCTTTCTAACTACCTCTAGTATGATAAATTTTCATGTGAAATTGCTCCTAATACATAGCCTCATAAAGGACCATTGTACTTCAATCTGTTTTTCAGGCATCCAAAATTATCTCTGGTGAAAATGGTCCCAGTGCTGAGGACTCTGCCAATATCAAGCAGTTGAAAGATGAAAATGAAGAATTAAAGAAACGGTGTAGTAGAACATCAATTCATTACCAGACACGAATACTTTCTGTTGTCTCAAATGAGTTTCTGATTGTTGTGTGACACTGACAGAATCATAAATATGGAGGAATCAACAACTAAGGAATTGCAGTATGAGAGGGATCGTAATAAATCTTTACTTGAGCAAGTAAGTACAATCCATCCATATGTTTCTTATGTTTGGGTCACTTGCATACATGCATTGCTAAATTGCAACGTGTTCAAAGTATCATTAGGGTATATATCAAATTACTGCTAGTCATGCTCAGCTGGGTATCTTCCTTTGTTTTTTGGAAATGCTCGGACATACATTTCAATTGGCTGATATGGATGAGGAAATGCAAGCTATAGACTTAGGAAAATATTTTTGGATACAACAGGGACCCAAAGGCCAACTTAGGCAGCATGCGATATGCAATGCTTGACCAATGTGTTCCTTGACCAAACCTTCTCACCAAGCTATAGTTTTAGAGCTCAGTTTGTATGTCAGTTGAGTGGATTTGctgtgcgagagagagagagagagagagagagctaggaTGAGCCGTAAGGATCAATAGTTTAGATGTGCTATATATAGTATACATGTGTCAGCTTATCTCATTTCAATTACATGGGAACTTGGGTTGGATCAAGTTTCTCAATCCCTTGTTACATGTCTGACATAACTTCAGGTTGTGCAAAGATCGttgaacttgaatatctttttccATTTGCCCGTGTTTCCTCTTACTTTACCAATCCAACATAAATTCAGCTCAGGTAAACATCATCGAACCTGAATATCTTTTTCTAGTTGTCCCTATGTTCTCCAACTATCTCTCTCACTGTGAATCATTTGCCCAAATCAAATTGGccactaaaaaaaaaaaggctaccATATCTTTTCTTGGCAACCTCCCTCTTCTGCAAATCATTTGTCCTCCTTTTGTTTTTTTGCGATGGCTACCTATTTGGTCTATTACAAAGAGAAGATCAAAAGAACTttatattttaatcaattaaaGTGTTTATTTGTTTATTGTTGTACTAGCCTGCACTATAATCTCAGAACAGAACAAATCGTTGTAGTAGGTATCCTATAATTTTAGCATTCTAACCTTCTTTGAATTCTAACTAGCCCCGCATCTAAATTACTACAAGCAAGAGATTATTGAGGATGTTGAGTAGAAGTCTTGTTGCAGATTTTGATAAAAACTCCGTTGTTTAAGCGATTTTGACCATTGCAATATCTAATTGTTAACATTCATGTTTCTCCAAGAGAGAACAGCATAAATGAAGAAGGCAAGGCCTTTTGTTGCTTGCTAACACCTTTGTGGTCACATTGTTGAAACAGCATAACCTCCAGTTGTGATATCATTGAACTCGTATTTGCTGTTTCAATAAATGAAGAAGGCAAGGATTTTTAGATCGTTATTTGTTACCTTTAAAAGAAAAGACATGGTAGATCTGCCTTTGTATTTGCTGTTTCTACATAATAGTGGTATGGCTTTGAAGTGcacaaattttttgtttctttgatttACTGACCATCAATTCAAATTTGTTTGCACAAAGAATTATGTTTCCATGTTTTGTCTGGATGGATTATTGGATTTATATTTTCTCCTATAGTATTTGACAGATTAGTGCAAGTTAGATGAATAGATACTGATGTACATACATGGttgcataaatatatattatatacatatgacGATATGTGTTTAGGACCTTTGTGTCCATATCTGTGTCCATCTGCATGATGTTACTAATATTCAAGTCTCATGCAAGTTTGAAGTTCAGATCTCATTGTTTTTGTTTGATTCAAGGAAATCTTTTGGAATGCAGATCAGTATACTTGTCAAGGGTTCTGATATTCATGGGGAATTAATATGAGACACTCATGCAACATGTTTCGTTAACGAAATACAATTCTACATTATGCAATATAATCTGCACATCCATGTACTTATAAGATGCTTGGAATGacgatcataaatatatatcttaaGTCAAATGAGTATGACCATGTTATATGGTTTACCTTGTGTACTTGTAGAACAAAAATGTCCATTTGTATTTGTTAATATTGATCATTGTTTTAGCTTAAATGTTAAATATTGTCAATTATATTCTCAAATGTGTTTCTTTTTTCAATTTTGCACCAGCTTGAAGCAGCGCAGAAAAGTTTGGAGGAGGCAAACAAAGAACAAGAGGCTTTGATTGACATATTCTCAGAAGAAAGGAGCCGGAGGGACAAAGAAGAAGAGAATTTGAGGAAGAAACTGAAGGTGAGAAACTTGAACCTCTCACCAAGGTAGAAAAGGCTTGAAATACCTTATTATTCTCATGTCCtaacaaaattttccttttctGGTGCATAGTAAGCATTTGACTGTGAAACTAGTTGATTTTATTTGTTGCCTTTCTATTTTCTCTCTTGTGAAGGATGCCTCTCGCACTATACAAGAGTTGTTGGAGAAGTTGGCCAAGCGCCAAAATGATCTCAAATCATAGGGACTAGAGCAAACTGAATAGACCTCATTTTTGTCTGGTGACCATGTTTATATACCTTAAAAAGAACAAATATCATGTCACTGCTTGTTCAATTACCACAGTACTAAAATTTTGAAGAAAGCATCATTACTGGCTAAAGCACCAAGAAAGCGATGAACTACATTTTGTACTTTATCGTCCTATAGAACCCATCTTGTCAGAAGTCTTTCATATTCTGAGATTATGAAGGGGGATTAGTTGACTTTTACTATGTAAAGGTAAATATTCCTAGTGTGGGTTCAAATGTACAGTTTATCTCTGAGATAAGGTTTTGCATTAGTTACTTGTAGCTGGCATTTGTTTCATTTTTGATAATGAACAAGTGTTTCTAGTGATTtaaattagaaaattatttttcttttctttcttttcaattttttttctcctGGTGATTCTGAATAAAATAGTTCTTCGTAGGCTATGGATTCTGATGGTCCTAATCTGATGGTCTTTATGCTCTCTGATATGGATTCTGATGCTATTTTGCTGTGGAATTCCCTTTAATAATATCGCAAGTGCAAGTGATCTGTTGCAACATCAAATTTTTGCCGAGGCGGGGATTACTGTTTGCGCAATGTACAGTAATCCTTGGTCAAAAAAGTTTTACAAGTACACAATGAAAAGAAAGCAAAGTGATAGCCAATTCGGTTACaatttttttaaatcagaatTGAATCGTCGAAGGATTGGTTGGTTTAGAATGGTGTTCCGGCGGTTTGGTCTTGAATTG from Musa acuminata AAA Group cultivar baxijiao chromosome BXJ2-11, Cavendish_Baxijiao_AAA, whole genome shotgun sequence encodes:
- the LOC135627948 gene encoding protein MICRORCHIDIA 7-like isoform X1, producing MDSIVKKEIVVATEPLDDSVIDLSSSDSDWEAEGDGPAKRLRKPDGMGGPLKKSRTVGILPAGFLDPLSPEEPLPLPLLLPQPPRSRSPVALLRCKQFWKAGDFDESLNPNPTPLPGMDHVRVHPKFLHSNATSHKWALGALAELLDNSLDEVCNGSTFVNIDMLINKKNGSKMLLVEDNGGGMDPDKMRQCMSLGYSAKSKIANTIGQYGNGFKTSTMRLGADVIVFSRSHGIDGRRPTQTIGMLSYTFLRNTGKEDIVVPMLDYEKEKVWSKMLRSSLADWNTNLETIIQWSPYSSEADLLQQFSSVKDQGTRIVIYNLWEDDQGELELDFDADEHDIQVRGVNRDEKKIEMAMKFPNSRHFLTYRHSLRSYASILYLRLPNVFRMILRGKEIEHHNIVNDMMLKQEVTYKPQSVAEGVPKDPNMVAVVTIGFVKDAKDHIDVQGFNVYHKNRLIKPFWRVWSAAGSDGRGVIGVLEANFIEPAHDKQDFERTTILSRLEARLVQMQKTYWSNNCHRIGYAPRVNKKTIEQDDKESSPEAPAHQLSRHSLKFTSPSSGTHASKSSAPDKVGYKYLPSSSGKTGKASASAFVLGKSGNQKSGSLASSMDCGVKSAMKVGKNIRAQSRSSGIHAVDDESDSETECTASVKRTHDSNIPKAIFSSRTSDKIVAPPTLSPPPYSAHNGAQGDHTTNGVAGIERVATRSQGKASKIISGENGPSAEDSANIKQLKDENEELKKRIINMEESTTKELQYERDRNKSLLEQLEAAQKSLEEANKEQEALIDIFSEERSRRDKEEENLRKKLKVRNLNLSPRMPLALYKSCWRSWPSAKMISNHRD
- the LOC135627948 gene encoding protein MICRORCHIDIA 7-like isoform X2 yields the protein MDSIVKKEIVVATEPLDDSVIDLSSSDSDWEAEGDGPAKRLRKPDGMGGPLKKSRTVGILPAGFLDPLSPEEPLPLPLLLPQPPRSRSPVALLRCKQFWKAGDFDESLNPNPTPLPGMDHVRVHPKFLHSNATSHKWALGALAELLDNSLDEVCNGSTFVNIDMLINKKNGSKMLLVEDNGGGMDPDKMRQCMSLGYSAKSKIANTIGQYGNGFKTSTMRLGADVIVFSRSHGIDGRRPTQTIGMLSYTFLRNTGKEDIVVPMLDYEKEKVWSKMLRSSLADWNTNLETIIQWSPYSSEADLLQQFSSVKDQGTRIVIYNLWEDDQGELELDFDADEHDIQVRGVNRDEKKIEMAMKFPNSRHFLTYRHSLRSYASILYLRLPNVFRMILRGKEIEHHNIVNDMMLKQEVTYKPQSVAEGVPKDPNMVAVVTIGFVKDAKDHIDVQGFNVYHKNRLIKPFWRVWSAAGSDGRGVIGVLEANFIEPAHDKQDFERTTILSRLEARLVQMQKTYWSNNCHRIGYAPRVNKKTIEQDDKESSPEAPAHQLSRHSLKFTSPSSGTHASKSSAPDKVGYKYLPSSSGKTGKASASAFVLGKSGNQKSGSLASSMDCGVKSAMKVGKNIRAQSRSSGIHAVDDESDSETECTASVKRTHDSNIPKAIFSSRTSDKIVAPPTLSPPPYSAHNGAQGDHTTNGVAGIERVATRSQGKASKIISGENGPSAEDSANIKQLKDENEELKKRIINMEESTTKELQYERDRNKSLLEQLEAAQKSLEEANKEQEALIDIFSEERSRRDKEEENLRKKLKDASRTIQELLEKLAKRQNDLKS